The Aedes aegypti strain LVP_AGWG chromosome 3, AaegL5.0 Primary Assembly, whole genome shotgun sequence genome contains a region encoding:
- the LOC5577443 gene encoding uncharacterized protein LOC5577443, protein MIAIGILRTSSCYSLFICYSTLTLMSINQRFSCVQQCTMTVLEVPKSSQGAVSCAAIRRIASAHDRLSDCIELLNNCYSIHIFYTVTMSVFFTILVVFQLIHAYATEANESMLGVAKNNIVYDQFHILVFIVMVVYTSLVGRNCHRISVMIHKSISYGSFDKRVLKELRCFSQQLQHHAPKINCGVLDFDWMLFYSVAGTFTTYLIILLQFDVGNLGFHRLHKS, encoded by the exons ATGATCGCTATAGGTATACTGAGGACATCCTCCTGCTACAGTTTGTTCATCTGTTATTCGACCTTAACGCTAATGTCGATCAATCAACGCTTCAGCTGTGTTCAGCAATGTACCat GACGGTTTTGGAAGTACCCAAGAGTTCACAAGGCGCAGTTAGTTGTGCGGCGATTCGTCGGATCGCTAGCGCCCACGATCGACTAAGCGACTGCATAGAACTGTTGAACAACTGCTATTCAATACACATATTCTATACTGTGACAATGTCCGTATTCTTCACGATTCTTGTTGTGTTCCAGTTGATCCACGCTTATGCTACGGAGGCAAATGAGTCCATGCTGGGGGTGGCTAAGAACAACATCGTGTATGATCAGTTCCACATCTTGGTGTTTATTGTGATGGTAGTGTATACCAGTCTTGTTGGACGAAAT TGCCATCGAATAAGTGTGATGATTCACAAATCCATTAGCTACGGTTCTTTTGATAAACGGGTCCTTAAAGAGTTACGATGTTTCTCTCAGCAACTTCAACATCATGCACCGAAAATCAACTGCGGTGTGTTGGATTTTGACTGGATGCTGTTCTACTCG GTTGCCGGGACGTTCACAACCTATTTGATTATTCTGCTTCAGTTTGATGTTGGAAACTTGGGATTTCATCGTCTACATAAATCGTAA